A single region of the Pueribacillus theae genome encodes:
- the thiO gene encoding glycine oxidase ThiO, whose product MAKDILILGGGVIGLATAFECQNRGHQVTILEIATCGGQASGAAAGMLAPYSEMSEEPDDFFLLSHQSLKEYPEWQQEIKNKSSMDFEYVESGSLYTIFHEAERFPLQTRMEWQNQFGVEASIIEKSELKEMEPALSEEILAALYTPSESHLYSPDYVKALKQACLNTGVQIYEHLKHVEVIGWKNEVHLRSYEDKHFFADHLIICNGAWSKELENSFGIAIPVFPIRGQICSYRTESLIKSLVFSSQGYVVSKGNGSLVCGASEDIAGFNVDVTEKGIKRLERWSKKLLPVLETMETNHKWAGLRPATQDGFPLIGQLSNYNHVQFATGHYRNGILLSPITAKVVADQIDGLKERVPLRSFSPERFS is encoded by the coding sequence GTGGCAAAGGATATTCTCATACTTGGCGGCGGTGTTATCGGTTTGGCAACGGCTTTCGAGTGCCAAAATCGCGGCCATCAGGTGACCATTCTTGAAATTGCAACGTGCGGAGGACAAGCTTCAGGTGCCGCGGCAGGGATGTTGGCGCCTTATTCGGAGATGAGTGAGGAGCCTGATGATTTTTTCTTGCTTTCCCATCAAAGCCTGAAAGAGTATCCCGAGTGGCAGCAAGAAATAAAAAACAAGTCTTCCATGGATTTTGAGTATGTAGAATCGGGAAGCCTTTATACGATTTTTCATGAAGCTGAACGCTTCCCCCTTCAAACGAGAATGGAATGGCAAAATCAATTCGGTGTTGAAGCTTCCATTATTGAAAAAAGTGAATTGAAAGAAATGGAGCCTGCACTTTCTGAAGAAATTCTTGCTGCCCTTTATACACCTAGTGAAAGCCATCTTTATTCACCCGACTATGTTAAAGCATTAAAACAGGCTTGTTTGAATACAGGCGTACAGATTTACGAACATTTAAAGCACGTGGAAGTGATCGGGTGGAAAAATGAAGTTCACCTCCGCTCTTATGAAGACAAGCATTTTTTTGCAGATCACCTTATTATATGCAATGGCGCCTGGTCAAAAGAATTGGAAAATAGTTTTGGCATCGCCATTCCAGTTTTTCCGATTCGGGGGCAAATTTGCTCTTATCGTACTGAGAGCCTAATAAAAAGCTTGGTTTTCTCAAGTCAAGGCTATGTCGTGTCAAAAGGCAACGGTTCTCTCGTGTGCGGTGCATCAGAAGATATTGCAGGATTTAATGTTGACGTAACAGAAAAAGGAATAAAGAGGCTTGAAAGGTGGAGCAAAAAACTGCTGCCGGTTTTAGAAACAATGGAAACGAATCACAAGTGGGCTGGGTTGCGGCCGGCAACTCAGGATGGGTTTCCATTAATCGGCCAACTTTCAAATTATAACCATGTCCAATTCGCCACCGGCCATTATCGAAATGGAATTTTGCTCAGTCCAATTACGGCTAAGGTTGTCGCCGATCAAATCGATGGCTTAAAAGAGAGAGTACCGTTGCGTTCTTTTTCGCCAGAACGTTTTTCATAG
- the thiD gene encoding bifunctional hydroxymethylpyrimidine kinase/phosphomethylpyrimidine kinase, whose translation MSLFKALTIAGSDSGGGAGIQADLKTFQELDVYGMSVITAITAQNTLGVHAVYPQTVESVVAQLKAVAEDLKPEAVKTGMLFSKEIIQAVAEQIENYQLKNLVIDPVMIAKGGGQLLKDDAIDALCEYLLPKATLITPNLPEAMRIADMKKVETITDMKKAAKRIYHLGVKHVLIKGGHLSSDQKAIDLLYDGSTYYSVSSDRIDTKHTHGTGCTYSAAITAELAKGNELYKAVNKAKHFITCAIRHSLAIGNGIGPTNHRGHRIENKEG comes from the coding sequence ATGTCACTATTTAAAGCTTTAACGATTGCTGGCTCTGACAGCGGGGGAGGGGCTGGTATTCAAGCTGACTTAAAGACTTTTCAAGAATTAGACGTATACGGCATGAGTGTGATCACAGCCATTACCGCACAAAATACGCTTGGTGTCCATGCTGTTTATCCGCAAACAGTGGAATCTGTCGTTGCACAATTAAAAGCTGTAGCTGAAGACTTGAAGCCTGAAGCAGTGAAAACAGGCATGCTTTTTTCAAAAGAAATCATTCAAGCAGTCGCTGAGCAAATTGAAAATTATCAACTGAAAAATCTTGTGATTGATCCGGTGATGATCGCAAAAGGCGGCGGCCAGCTGCTTAAAGATGATGCAATCGATGCCTTGTGTGAGTATTTGCTGCCTAAAGCTACTTTAATAACACCAAATTTACCAGAGGCTATGCGCATTGCTGATATGAAAAAAGTCGAAACAATAACCGATATGAAAAAGGCTGCGAAACGGATTTATCATTTAGGTGTCAAGCACGTCTTAATTAAAGGCGGCCATTTAAGCAGTGATCAAAAAGCGATTGATCTTCTTTACGATGGTTCCACCTATTATTCAGTTTCTTCCGATCGAATCGATACGAAGCATACACATGGAACAGGCTGCACGTATTCTGCCGCGATTACAGCTGAACTAGCAAAAGGTAATGAATTGTATAAGGCTGTTAACAAGGCCAAGCATTTTATTACGTGCGCGATTCGCCATAGTCTTGCGATTGGAAATGGAATTGGTCCAACGAACCACCGTGGCCATAGAATAGAGAATAAAGAAGGCTAA
- a CDS encoding YqzE family protein has translation MSPNEYVEYVTEKVIKYFFATKEEKKQLKRKKKDQREPFLFRWFGILPLAILVHVRKRKG, from the coding sequence ATGTCTCCAAATGAATACGTGGAATACGTGACAGAAAAGGTAATAAAATACTTTTTTGCAACAAAAGAAGAAAAGAAACAATTAAAACGAAAGAAAAAAGACCAAAGAGAGCCATTCTTATTTCGGTGGTTCGGCATCTTGCCTTTAGCAATTCTAGTCCATGTAAGAAAAAGAAAAGGCTAA
- a CDS encoding shikimate kinase has translation MNAIYLIGFMGSGKTTIGTELAKKLDLPFFDTDEEIIKSENRPISQIFAEDGEEYFRQAETKALHSLPTENVIVSTGGGIILNEENRSYMKKNGNTFFLYCSPDKLFERLKDDTARPLLSGDKRKEIESRLEVRLPLYKEANHIIDTSDLSIEETVKKITDLLTKNEKF, from the coding sequence ATGAACGCAATCTATTTAATAGGATTTATGGGATCCGGAAAGACGACGATTGGAACCGAATTAGCAAAAAAATTGGATCTCCCTTTTTTTGATACGGATGAAGAAATCATAAAAAGTGAAAACCGCCCAATCAGTCAAATCTTTGCTGAAGACGGTGAGGAGTATTTTCGCCAAGCGGAAACAAAAGCGCTTCATTCGCTTCCAACAGAGAATGTCATCGTTTCTACTGGGGGAGGAATCATTTTGAACGAAGAAAATCGCTCATACATGAAAAAAAACGGGAATACTTTCTTTCTTTACTGCTCTCCAGATAAACTATTTGAAAGGCTAAAGGACGATACTGCAAGGCCCTTACTGTCAGGAGACAAAAGAAAGGAAATTGAATCACGATTAGAAGTCCGTTTACCGCTGTATAAGGAAGCAAATCATATCATTGATACAAGCGATTTATCTATTGAGGAAACAGTAAAAAAAATAACCGATTTATTGACTAAAAACGAAAAATTCTGA
- the comGG gene encoding competence type IV pilus minor pilin ComGG yields MKNENGFILPIVAILAFLFAAILIYQVELLESDRRFLKERQNYFLHDTLLQRASLEMLSILEKSDTIEKVAGQLTFEGGSVIYKVTEEHQNETVILLTSTTDLPGKREIFLVYDKETKRISEWSEGIQ; encoded by the coding sequence ATGAAGAATGAAAATGGCTTTATTTTGCCAATCGTCGCTATTCTAGCTTTTCTTTTTGCGGCAATTCTTATTTACCAGGTGGAACTTTTAGAAAGCGATCGCCGCTTTTTAAAGGAAAGACAAAATTACTTTCTCCACGATACCCTTCTTCAACGCGCTTCTCTTGAAATGCTTTCTATTTTAGAAAAATCCGATACAATAGAAAAGGTAGCCGGTCAACTTACATTTGAGGGCGGTTCCGTCATTTATAAAGTGACAGAAGAACATCAAAATGAAACGGTTATTCTTTTAACTTCAACAACAGATTTACCGGGAAAAAGAGAAATATTTCTTGTATACGACAAAGAAACAAAAAGAATAAGCGAGTGGAGTGAGGGTATACAATGA
- the comGF gene encoding competence type IV pilus minor pilin ComGF, with protein MRNRQPYLNSRGFTLLETIFSLFVFSIIVLFFPLIVQFFKTDVSTAFEKEAELFFMQIGREIHSADEIRVIDNKLYLHFRYNDIAKYERFQNLLRRQLKDTGHEIVLQNIKTVSFKMNGKIVTIEIEGLNGKTFKRKFAPIGERNEE; from the coding sequence ATGCGGAACAGGCAGCCATATTTAAACAGCAGAGGGTTTACACTTCTTGAAACCATTTTTTCACTTTTTGTCTTCTCCATCATTGTTCTCTTTTTTCCGCTTATTGTTCAATTTTTCAAAACCGACGTAAGCACCGCGTTCGAAAAGGAGGCAGAACTCTTTTTCATGCAGATTGGCAGGGAAATACATTCAGCCGATGAAATAAGAGTCATCGATAACAAGCTCTATTTGCATTTTCGATATAATGACATAGCGAAATACGAACGTTTTCAAAATCTGTTACGGCGCCAACTGAAAGACACCGGCCATGAAATCGTATTACAGAATATAAAAACAGTTTCTTTTAAGATGAATGGCAAGATCGTTACGATTGAAATTGAAGGCCTAAATGGGAAAACGTTCAAAAGAAAATTTGCGCCAATAGGTGAAAGAAATGAAGAATGA
- a CDS encoding type II secretion system protein, whose protein sequence is MLANCKGFTLIEATVSLAMITMIIAATAPLFTTVLQERQTVKQQLFAYEVIQNTLEEYRTTNEKPIAESPISKDGTDYLLTVRQDTESVIEICIKWKGKNGRNYEECGTGSHI, encoded by the coding sequence ATGTTAGCAAACTGTAAAGGATTTACGTTAATTGAAGCAACAGTTTCACTCGCGATGATAACGATGATCATCGCAGCAACTGCTCCCCTCTTCACAACCGTTCTGCAGGAGAGGCAAACCGTTAAGCAGCAATTGTTTGCTTATGAGGTTATACAAAATACGTTAGAAGAATATCGAACGACAAATGAAAAACCTATCGCAGAATCCCCGATTTCAAAAGACGGTACAGATTATCTGTTAACTGTCCGTCAAGACACAGAAAGTGTGATAGAAATTTGCATCAAATGGAAAGGAAAAAACGGAAGGAATTATGAAGAATGCGGAACAGGCAGCCATATTTAA
- the comGD gene encoding competence type IV pilus minor pilin ComGD has protein sequence MALLKKPVHKMSIRPNHQQGYTLIELAIVLTIFSIIALIVIPSFSALSETKSIDHFIAQLEEDIYFAQASALSQGKKVCVEPRNSSYQIRGNNDEILLVRNHSPDIKIEKGTLNLQLCFIQNGNVPNFGTWIVRTKKESYKLTFYIGKGRFHVSKL, from the coding sequence ATGGCATTGTTAAAAAAGCCGGTTCATAAAATGAGCATCAGACCAAATCATCAACAGGGCTACACACTTATCGAATTAGCTATCGTTCTAACCATCTTTTCGATCATTGCATTAATAGTGATCCCCTCTTTTTCCGCGCTTTCCGAAACGAAATCAATCGATCATTTTATTGCTCAATTGGAAGAAGATATTTACTTCGCGCAAGCATCTGCATTATCGCAAGGAAAAAAGGTTTGTGTAGAACCACGAAATTCTAGCTATCAAATTCGGGGAAATAATGATGAGATTCTACTCGTGCGAAATCATTCTCCAGATATAAAAATTGAAAAAGGCACGTTAAATTTACAGCTCTGTTTCATTCAAAATGGAAATGTACCAAACTTTGGCACATGGATCGTCCGAACAAAAAAAGAAAGCTACAAACTGACATTCTACATCGGAAAGGGGAGGTTTCATGTTAGCAAACTGTAA
- the comGC gene encoding competence type IV pilus major pilin ComGC encodes MKKYLNNNLGFTLIEMMIVLTIISILLLIIVPNMTKNTDVVNGKSCDATIKLLQAQVGVYEIEKGKKPTKVEDLSDYVDGAIKCPDNSTLVIENGIVKKAGS; translated from the coding sequence ATGAAAAAATATTTGAACAATAACCTTGGTTTCACTCTGATCGAGATGATGATCGTCTTGACAATTATTTCGATTTTGCTCTTAATTATCGTACCGAACATGACGAAAAACACAGACGTCGTTAATGGAAAAAGCTGTGATGCTACAATAAAGCTTCTGCAGGCGCAAGTAGGTGTGTATGAAATAGAAAAAGGAAAAAAGCCAACAAAAGTTGAGGATCTTTCAGACTATGTAGATGGAGCAATCAAATGTCCAGACAATTCAACGTTGGTGATTGAAAATGGCATTGTTAAAAAAGCCGGTTCATAA
- the comGB gene encoding competence type IV pilus assembly protein ComGB, with protein sequence MRRKKWNNREKAAFLRGIGNLIQRGYTLSNSIELFALNERDEVQQDIQTILQQLKNGDRLYDVLDRFKFPNDVLSSIYFFEHYDLAEGFIQSGNILEKREHFKSRLQKIMQYPLFLIWLSSFMLYMLFRYLFPQFSNLFDSVGSELPKTTMFLMQIVKSLPAVLIGFALLLIFVLLSYAAKYRKQSPRTKLAPLLKIPFVNTLTKLIITQHFSLSFSSLLNAGISINEAFHIFERQNYSLLLQQEATDIKFRLKGGESLESIMNERALYQRELASIIKHGQMNGKLADELAIYSDMLFQRIEEKLVKALNVVQPTIFIFVGLIVLLMFLSVMLPMLQFIQSL encoded by the coding sequence TTGAGAAGAAAAAAATGGAATAACAGAGAAAAAGCTGCGTTTTTAAGAGGAATCGGCAACCTCATCCAAAGGGGCTACACATTATCAAATAGCATTGAATTATTCGCCTTGAATGAAAGAGATGAAGTACAACAAGATATACAGACGATTCTGCAACAGCTTAAAAACGGCGATAGGCTTTACGATGTTTTGGATCGATTCAAGTTTCCAAACGATGTACTGTCAAGCATCTACTTTTTTGAGCATTATGATCTTGCTGAAGGTTTTATTCAAAGCGGCAATATACTTGAAAAACGTGAACATTTTAAAAGCCGATTGCAAAAAATTATGCAATACCCTCTCTTTCTCATTTGGCTTTCAAGTTTTATGCTTTATATGCTTTTCCGCTATTTGTTTCCCCAATTCTCGAATCTGTTCGATTCTGTGGGCAGTGAGCTTCCAAAAACTACGATGTTTCTCATGCAAATTGTAAAATCCCTGCCTGCCGTTCTCATCGGCTTCGCCCTATTGCTTATCTTTGTTCTTCTCAGCTATGCAGCAAAATACCGCAAGCAATCACCGCGTACAAAGCTAGCCCCGCTCCTGAAAATCCCATTTGTAAACACCTTAACAAAATTAATCATAACACAGCATTTCAGCTTGAGTTTCAGCTCCCTTCTAAATGCAGGAATCTCAATAAACGAAGCATTTCATATTTTTGAGCGGCAAAATTACTCCCTTCTTCTCCAACAAGAGGCGACGGATATTAAATTTCGGCTAAAAGGTGGTGAATCTCTAGAATCCATCATGAATGAAAGAGCTCTTTACCAAAGAGAACTTGCTTCGATCATTAAGCATGGCCAAATGAATGGCAAACTGGCAGATGAACTTGCCATCTATTCGGATATGTTGTTTCAACGGATTGAAGAAAAGCTTGTAAAAGCCCTCAATGTCGTACAGCCAACGATCTTTATCTTTGTCGGCCTTATCGTACTTCTCATGTTCCTGTCAGTCATGCTGCCAATGCTTCAATTTATTCAATCTTTATAA
- the comGA gene encoding competence type IV pilus ATPase ComGA yields the protein MNEIEKRSLKIIEEALDRQVSDIHFQPKENYIQLQFRIAGELHPYIQIKEQLYTKMLSHFKFQANMDIGEKRRPQNGALTLSFHGKKVSIRLSTMPTPFNESLVLRLLPQENNFSFKDLFLFPNPANRMPALIQEQAGFMILTGPTGSGKTTTIYALLHQAVSKYNRRVLTIEDPVEKISDSFTQLEVNERAGITFSEGFKASLRHDPDIIMIGEIRDGETAKIAIKAALSGHLIITTMHAKNTIGALYRLLEFGISFSDIQQTVTAVATQNLINTICPNCKGSCGPQCSSQTKRRLAVFELLSDQNLIEALAHIYNPKNPLPTYPTLRDEINKAIQLGYLPKDYNERWNDAS from the coding sequence TTGAATGAAATTGAAAAAAGAAGTTTAAAAATAATTGAAGAAGCACTTGACCGCCAAGTGTCGGATATCCATTTTCAGCCGAAAGAAAACTATATTCAGCTGCAATTCCGCATCGCTGGGGAACTTCATCCCTATATCCAAATAAAAGAGCAGCTATATACAAAAATGCTATCTCACTTTAAATTCCAAGCGAATATGGATATTGGCGAAAAGAGACGTCCTCAGAATGGAGCACTTACCCTTTCCTTCCACGGAAAAAAGGTCAGTATACGCTTATCGACAATGCCTACTCCTTTTAATGAAAGCCTCGTTTTACGCTTGCTACCTCAAGAAAACAACTTCTCTTTTAAAGATTTATTTCTTTTTCCCAATCCTGCTAATCGAATGCCTGCCCTTATTCAAGAACAAGCGGGTTTTATGATTCTGACTGGCCCAACGGGATCGGGCAAAACGACAACAATTTATGCCCTCCTTCATCAAGCTGTTTCGAAGTACAACCGGCGAGTCCTGACAATTGAGGATCCTGTTGAAAAGATAAGTGATTCGTTTACCCAGTTAGAAGTAAACGAAAGAGCTGGGATTACCTTTTCAGAAGGATTTAAAGCGAGCTTGCGGCATGATCCGGACATCATTATGATTGGAGAAATACGCGACGGGGAAACCGCGAAAATAGCAATCAAAGCGGCGCTGAGCGGGCATTTAATCATTACGACAATGCATGCGAAAAACACAATTGGAGCCCTTTATCGGCTGCTTGAATTCGGCATTTCTTTTAGTGATATTCAACAAACTGTTACTGCTGTCGCAACGCAAAATCTTATCAACACCATTTGCCCCAATTGCAAAGGCAGTTGTGGACCACAATGTTCCTCGCAAACAAAACGCAGGCTGGCAGTATTTGAATTGCTCTCCGATCAAAACCTTATCGAAGCACTCGCCCATATTTATAACCCGAAAAACCCACTGCCAACATACCCAACGTTACGCGATGAAATTAACAAAGCCATTCAATTAGGGTATCTTCCAAAAGATTACAATGAACGGTGGAATGATGCTTCTTGA
- a CDS encoding DUF2626 domain-containing protein — protein MDRMYRVLGFWTAMIAIMAFLGDLDNMAILFLAQTIVFVSLSYLKLSERMYMYLFGAYLTIFMAGFTYWTVFVMS, from the coding sequence GTGGATCGTATGTACCGAGTGTTAGGTTTTTGGACTGCAATGATAGCGATTATGGCTTTTCTTGGCGACTTGGATAATATGGCAATTCTATTTTTGGCACAGACAATCGTTTTTGTTTCGCTTAGTTATTTGAAATTATCAGAGCGGATGTATATGTATCTCTTCGGAGCATACTTAACCATCTTTATGGCAGGTTTTACATACTGGACTGTATTTGTAATGTCCTAA
- a CDS encoding MBL fold metallo-hydrolase → MKWKQMPVGPLQENTYVIWNDANQCLIVDPGSEGSKIIQYIETLNVTPLAILLTHAHFDHIGAVDEVREAFNIPVYIHANEEDWLEDPSKNGSIRFPLGVIKAKKAEHIIKNESQIEIGEFSIEIFETPGHSPGSVSFYFANEGVVFSGDALFQGSIGRTDLPFGNYEQLLNSIHQKLLSLPEETEVCPGHGPVTSIEAEMDSNPFLTGF, encoded by the coding sequence ATGAAATGGAAGCAAATGCCTGTCGGCCCCCTGCAGGAAAATACGTACGTCATATGGAATGACGCGAATCAATGCCTTATTGTTGATCCTGGATCTGAAGGAAGCAAAATCATTCAATATATTGAAACACTTAACGTTACGCCGCTCGCCATTCTGCTGACACATGCACACTTTGACCACATCGGAGCCGTTGACGAAGTGAGAGAAGCTTTTAATATTCCAGTCTACATCCATGCAAACGAAGAAGACTGGCTTGAGGATCCGTCTAAAAATGGTTCCATCCGCTTTCCTCTCGGCGTCATTAAAGCAAAAAAGGCTGAACACATTATTAAAAATGAAAGCCAAATCGAGATTGGCGAGTTTTCCATTGAAATCTTTGAAACGCCTGGGCATTCACCCGGGAGTGTGTCCTTTTACTTTGCAAATGAAGGCGTCGTTTTTTCCGGGGATGCGTTGTTTCAAGGAAGCATCGGAAGAACAGACCTGCCTTTCGGAAACTATGAACAGCTTCTGAACAGCATCCATCAAAAACTGCTTAGCTTACCCGAGGAAACCGAAGTTTGCCCTGGGCATGGGCCTGTGACGTCAATTGAAGCCGAAATGGATTCAAACCCCTTCCTCACAGGATTTTAA
- a CDS encoding DUF2759 domain-containing protein has product MALAIIFLLITLLALVAIFRELRKRNMLGFVFALLTVAVFGWFSVMTFIDVFHGGGAPAPI; this is encoded by the coding sequence ATGGCTCTCGCAATTATTTTTCTACTGATAACTCTGTTGGCGCTCGTAGCGATTTTCCGTGAATTGCGCAAAAGAAACATGCTAGGGTTTGTGTTTGCATTACTGACTGTTGCAGTTTTCGGATGGTTTAGTGTCATGACATTTATTGATGTGTTCCATGGCGGCGGGGCACCTGCACCAATTTAA
- a CDS encoding YqhG family protein — translation MQQHDIHQFLVRYFKENDCEVAENENSLVIKLTEKMDKLLMNRPFYWHYIEKIGGVPEPMTLTLVTKKNEKTSGEFVHLGSPRLHQIFQAAKKTSQFIRMYENAEGENSAYLSLIPWLNINVKISYVCDRKKDSLLSLGLHLITGQLKENFFNQLQEKSLTPTLPDYSFPLTPLIKPKSGMNRVKKAIYAYIENGDDEWAENAKARWKEDLALLEQFYEDKEKSEAYHNEKEALQIQYEPKIKVEVINGGIYYLSQ, via the coding sequence ATGCAGCAACATGATATCCATCAATTTCTTGTACGATATTTTAAGGAGAATGACTGTGAAGTTGCGGAAAATGAAAATTCCCTTGTCATTAAACTTACAGAAAAAATGGATAAACTCCTTATGAATCGTCCTTTCTACTGGCACTACATTGAAAAAATCGGCGGCGTTCCCGAGCCGATGACCTTAACATTGGTAACGAAAAAAAACGAAAAAACATCTGGTGAATTCGTTCATCTCGGATCGCCAAGGTTGCATCAAATCTTCCAGGCTGCTAAAAAAACGTCTCAATTCATCCGTATGTATGAAAACGCGGAAGGAGAAAACTCAGCCTACCTCTCTTTAATCCCTTGGCTAAATATAAACGTAAAAATTTCATACGTTTGCGATCGAAAAAAAGACTCCCTGCTCTCTCTAGGGCTGCATTTAATTACTGGACAGCTAAAAGAAAACTTTTTTAACCAATTGCAAGAAAAATCGCTGACACCAACTTTGCCAGACTACTCGTTTCCATTAACCCCCCTCATCAAGCCAAAAAGCGGCATGAATCGTGTAAAAAAAGCCATCTACGCCTATATTGAGAATGGGGATGATGAATGGGCGGAAAATGCCAAAGCGAGATGGAAAGAGGACTTAGCATTGCTTGAACAGTTTTATGAAGACAAAGAAAAAAGCGAAGCCTACCATAATGAAAAAGAAGCGCTGCAAATTCAATATGAACCAAAAATTAAGGTCGAAGTAATTAATGGAGGCATTTATTATCTTAGCCAATGA
- a CDS encoding DEAD/DEAH box helicase, translating to MITIDFDQEWEQEFLHRLSNDGPWGKWEVAKLAMEAEEELAIPSFFGLQAPKHLPNLKILPHQLETAKQVVENMNGKAILADEVGLGKTIEAGLILKEYMIRGLVKKVLILVPASLVLQWVKELNEKFYIPAVAQKKAYVWEQYDVVISSLDTAKRNPHRDIIFQQNWDFIIVDEAHKLKNKKTKNYEFVQQLKKRFCLLLTATPIQNKIEEIFNLVSLLKPGHLGNIDQFQNEFASNKRSIENEEKLKKLIHKVMIRNRREKTNLSWTSRHVKNIAIDFSEAEKMVYDKITAAKHEQMYSEHQLSTLTLLREICSSREALFMTLKKMIEKEDTSESTKQFAIELISDIEKINGHSKAEKLLEIIKEIDGKVIVFTEYRATQLYLQWFLQQNGISSVPFRGGFKRSKKDWMTQLFKDHAQVLIATEAGGEGINLQFCQHVINYDLPWNPMRIEQRIGRVHRIGQEKDVHIYNFTIKDTIEEHILSLLYEKIQLFESTIGQLDDILAKLDLKNIEQYVNDIFLHSESKGEIKIKMDNLSELINFQRNLKEEDKQQDAAT from the coding sequence ATGATTACGATCGATTTTGATCAAGAATGGGAACAGGAATTTTTACATCGGCTATCAAATGACGGACCTTGGGGAAAATGGGAAGTGGCAAAATTAGCGATGGAGGCTGAGGAGGAGCTCGCCATTCCATCTTTTTTTGGATTGCAGGCTCCAAAGCACTTACCGAATTTAAAGATTTTGCCTCATCAATTAGAAACGGCAAAGCAAGTCGTAGAAAATATGAACGGCAAAGCCATTCTTGCCGATGAAGTCGGCCTAGGAAAAACGATTGAAGCAGGGCTTATTTTAAAAGAGTACATGATTCGCGGACTAGTAAAAAAAGTGCTTATTCTCGTACCAGCTTCCCTCGTGCTGCAATGGGTGAAAGAATTAAACGAAAAATTCTATATTCCGGCGGTTGCGCAAAAAAAAGCTTACGTTTGGGAGCAATATGATGTCGTCATTTCATCACTTGATACGGCCAAAAGAAATCCTCATCGCGACATTATCTTTCAGCAAAATTGGGATTTTATCATTGTCGATGAAGCCCATAAATTAAAAAATAAAAAAACGAAAAACTATGAATTTGTCCAGCAATTGAAAAAACGCTTTTGTCTTTTGCTCACAGCAACCCCTATTCAAAATAAAATTGAAGAGATTTTTAATCTTGTCTCTTTACTTAAACCAGGACATTTAGGAAATATCGATCAATTCCAAAATGAATTTGCTTCAAATAAACGATCAATAGAAAATGAAGAGAAATTAAAAAAACTTATCCATAAAGTCATGATTCGCAATCGAAGAGAAAAAACAAACTTATCATGGACATCGCGCCACGTAAAAAACATAGCCATTGATTTTAGCGAAGCAGAAAAGATGGTATATGACAAAATTACCGCTGCAAAACATGAGCAGATGTATTCGGAACACCAACTTTCAACATTGACACTGTTAAGGGAGATCTGTTCCAGCAGGGAAGCGCTGTTTATGACATTAAAAAAAATGATCGAAAAGGAGGATACGAGCGAATCAACGAAACAATTTGCGATCGAACTCATTTCAGATATTGAAAAAATCAATGGTCATTCGAAAGCGGAAAAATTACTAGAGATTATAAAAGAAATCGACGGCAAGGTTATCGTTTTCACAGAATATCGTGCAACCCAACTTTACTTGCAATGGTTTTTGCAGCAAAACGGCATCAGTTCCGTCCCCTTTCGCGGCGGATTTAAACGAAGTAAAAAAGATTGGATGACACAATTGTTTAAAGACCATGCACAAGTGTTAATCGCGACAGAAGCTGGTGGAGAGGGAATCAACTTGCAATTTTGCCAACATGTCATCAATTATGACTTGCCGTGGAATCCGATGAGAATTGAACAAAGAATCGGCCGTGTCCATCGGATTGGCCAAGAAAAAGATGTTCATATTTACAATTTTACGATCAAAGACACAATTGAAGAACATATTCTATCTTTGCTTTACGAAAAAATTCAGCTCTTTGAAAGTACAATTGGGCAACTAGACGACATTCTTGCGAAGCTCGATTTAAAAAATATTGAGCAATATGTGAATGATATTTTTCTCCATTCAGAAAGCAAAGGCGAAATTAAAATCAAGATGGATAATTTGTCTGAACTTATCAATTTCCAGCGCAATCTTAAAGAGGAGGATAAACAACAAGATGCAGCAACATGA